A genome region from Camelina sativa cultivar DH55 chromosome 10, Cs, whole genome shotgun sequence includes the following:
- the LOC104718619 gene encoding uncharacterized protein LOC104718619 isoform X1, producing the protein MGCDSHGNLSDAEFSKPLPSIGVYVAAASLLCGVAMFSDLIHGFRHRKFWFPCKFFSLNATTLTFISVCVKLSLDLNTSMPSRQDQLAKLSSSVFVCTVMANSMPSLGFMVTQDILMNLMALGILVITDVVNICIQLGTGAIYVFHPEHALVIVLMFLMFMILSFSAITVPTTKRFLELKYKKRYEFALKQCPSYTERRRGVPKLKEDLMKFWMMAHTSSPQFVMSRSVTCTTTGLLCFLSAVTLAEAMVRSYFLQPRSLGFCNGDSDYKWSTALVLVSQAAAVAIGTVAPASRWFQAVNLRCPLRTKKCFKDELRVESYWVECLAEKKERPLNLWMLHNRRSEKLAHDLNRWILDVCIATQYGIVLASKFLRFITVYCVNRILLCCFYFTFKSDCVANAESSGSNPSTRQFVLHLEGEEELVEYMARSNREATDHLIQKGRKKQPVNLIELLEATTPISQGFEGIRDFDSDEVASLASGEPPNSWALPLVTLTSIAAALPNIKPYSLKKLVKAVNEALFYVNKFENVLDIGEELANSRKAAEVVWLGVYLYHKWLNLDLRKLSKQQRKTSQEVLKELVDTSKKEFTESWERNRILCMKHKPSQWPIKTQAANSMYRISQTLLMKNESGNIETEETLLKDVERMVSDIVSGCFCNTAQVVGMKCLVTAVEVREASVREAAMHLGKTEKILEIVDRRCMPALPHHKVANIDEWREFYRTNKSVSFTHPSSQCTTRELIINLE; encoded by the coding sequence ATGGGTTGCGACTCTCATGGCAATCTAAGCGACGCAGAGTTCAGCAAGCCGTTGCCATCGATAGGTGTCTACGTCGCTGCTGCTTCACTGCTCTGTGGAGTTGCCATGTTTTCCGATCTTATTCACGGCTTTCGCCACCGTAAGTTCTGGTTTCCTTGCAAATTCTTCTCTCTCAACGCCACCACTCTCACTTTTATCTCTGTCTGCGTCAAACTCTCCTTGGATCTCAACACTTCTATGCCTAGCCGCCAAGATCAGCTCGCTAAACTCAGCAGTAGCGTATTCGTCTGCACCGTGATGGCTAATTCCATGCCGTCTCTTGGTTTCATGGTCACACAAGATATCCTCATGAACCTCATGGCTTTAGGGATTCTAGTTATCACCGATGTTGTTAATATCTGTATCCAATTGGGCACAGGAGCCATATACGTTTTCCATCCAGAACACGCTCTCGTCATTGTACTcatgtttttaatgtttatgatCTTGAGTTTCTCTGCTATCACAGTCCCGACCACAAAGCGTTTCTTGGAGCTCAAGTACAAGAAGAGATACGAGTTTGCTTTGAAGCAGTGTCCTTCGtatacagagagaagaagaggagttccTAAGCTTAAAGAAGATCTGATGAAATTTTGGATGATGGCTCACACTTCTAGTCCTCAGTTTGTGATGTCTCGCTCTGTTACATGCACCACCACTGGTTTACTCTGTTTCTTGAGTGCAGTCACGTTGGCTGAAGCCATGGTCCGGTCTTACTTTCTTCAACCCCGGTCACTAGGGTTCTGCAATGGAGACTCTGATTACAAATGGTCAACCGCTTTGGTTCTAGTCTCTCAGGCAGCTGCAGTTGCCATAGGAACCGTTGCTCCAGCGAGCAGATGGTTTCAGGCAGTGAACTTGAGGTGTCCATTAAGAACAAAGAAATGTTTCAAAGATGAGTTGAGAGTGGAGAGTTATTGGGTAGAGTGTCTCGCTGAGAAGAAAGAACGTCCCTTGAACCTTTGGATGCTCCATAATCGCCGCAGCGAGAAGCTTGCACACGACTTAAACCGATGGATACTTGATGTTTGTATTGCAACACAGTATGGTATAGTGTTGGCTAGCAAGTTTCTCCGTTTCATTACGGTCTACTGTGTGAATAGAATCTTGCtatgttgtttttatttcaCCTTCAAAAGTGATTGTGTTGCAAACGCCGAGTCCTCGGGTTCAAATCCATCAACGAGACAATTTGTTCTGCATCTTGAAGGAGAGGAGGAGCTGGTAGAGTACATGGCACGGAGCAACCGTGAGGCCACAGACCACTTGATACAAAAGGGTCGGAAGAAACAACCCGTAAACTTAATAGAGCTCTTGGAGGCAACAACTCCCATCTCACAAGGATTTGAAGGGATTCGAGATTTTGACAGCGACGAGGTCGCTTCTCTGGCTTCTGGAGAGCCACCTAATAGTTGGGCCCTTCCATTGGTAACACTGACAAGTATCGCTGCCGCTCTTCCCAATATCAAGCCTTACTCGCTGAAGAAGTTAGTGAAAGCTGTAAACGAGGCCTTGTTCTATGTCAACAAGTTCGAAAACGTCCTTGATATCGGAGAAGAGTTAGCTAACAGCAGGAAAGCTGCAGAGGTAGTATGGTTAGGAGTTTATCTCTACCATAAATGGCTCAACTTGGATCTTCGAAAACTATCcaagcaacaaagaaaaacatcacAAGAAGTTCTGAAAGAGCTGGTGGATACATCAAAGAAAGAGTTTACAGAGTCATGGGAGAGAAATCGGATACTGTGCATGAAGCATAAGCCTTCTCAGTGGCCTATCAAGACTCAGGCAGCAAACTCTATGTACCGGATAAGCCAAACCCTTTTGATGAAGAACGAGTCAGGAAACATTGAAACAGAGGAGACTCTGTTGAAAGATGTGGAAAGGATGGTATCGGACATAGTATCAGGATGCTTTTGTAACACGGCACAGGTAGTAGGAATGAAGTGTTTGGTTACAGCAGTGGAAGTGAGGGAAGCGTCGGTGAGAGAAGCCGCAATGCATCtgggaaaaacagagaaaatactTGAGATCGTGGACAGAAGATGCATGCCTGCTTTGCCTCATCACAAAGTGGCAAATATTGATGAATGGAGAGAGTTTTATAGGACCAATAAATCCGTCTCTTTCACTCATCCGTCGTCTCAGTGTACCACCCGTGAACTCATTATCAACCTAgaataa
- the LOC104718619 gene encoding uncharacterized protein LOC104718619 isoform X2: protein MGCDSHGNLSDAEFSKPLPSIGVYVAAASLLCGVAMFSDLIHGFRHRKFWFPCKFFSLNATTLTFISVCVKLSLDLNTSMPSRQDQLAKLSSSVFVCTVMANSMPSLGFMVTQDILMNLMALGILVITDVVNICIQLGTGAIYVFHPEHALVIVLMFLMFMILSFSAITVPTTKRFLELKYKKRYEFALKQCPSYTERRRGVPKLKEDLMKFWMMAHTSSPQFVMSRSVTCTTTGLLCFLSAVTLAEAMVRSYFLQPRSLGFCNGDSDYKWSTALVLVSQAAAVAIGTVAPASRWFQAVNLRCPLRTKKCFKDELRVESYWVECLAEKKERPLNLWMLHNRRSEKLAHDLNRWILDVCIATQYGIVLASKFLRFITVYCVNRILLCCFYFTFKSDCVANAESSGSNPSTRQFVLHLEGEEELVEYMARSNREATDHLIQKGRKKQPVNLIELLEATTPISQGFEGIRDFDSDEVASLASGEPPNSWALPLVTLTSIAAALPNIKPYSLKKLVKAVNEALFYVNKFENVLDIGEELANSRKAAEVVWLGVYLYHKWLNLDLRKLSKQQRKTSQEVLKELVDTSKKEFTESWERNRILCMKHKPSQWPIKTQAANSMYRISQTLLMKNDGSEGSVGERSRNASGKNRENT, encoded by the exons ATGGGTTGCGACTCTCATGGCAATCTAAGCGACGCAGAGTTCAGCAAGCCGTTGCCATCGATAGGTGTCTACGTCGCTGCTGCTTCACTGCTCTGTGGAGTTGCCATGTTTTCCGATCTTATTCACGGCTTTCGCCACCGTAAGTTCTGGTTTCCTTGCAAATTCTTCTCTCTCAACGCCACCACTCTCACTTTTATCTCTGTCTGCGTCAAACTCTCCTTGGATCTCAACACTTCTATGCCTAGCCGCCAAGATCAGCTCGCTAAACTCAGCAGTAGCGTATTCGTCTGCACCGTGATGGCTAATTCCATGCCGTCTCTTGGTTTCATGGTCACACAAGATATCCTCATGAACCTCATGGCTTTAGGGATTCTAGTTATCACCGATGTTGTTAATATCTGTATCCAATTGGGCACAGGAGCCATATACGTTTTCCATCCAGAACACGCTCTCGTCATTGTACTcatgtttttaatgtttatgatCTTGAGTTTCTCTGCTATCACAGTCCCGACCACAAAGCGTTTCTTGGAGCTCAAGTACAAGAAGAGATACGAGTTTGCTTTGAAGCAGTGTCCTTCGtatacagagagaagaagaggagttccTAAGCTTAAAGAAGATCTGATGAAATTTTGGATGATGGCTCACACTTCTAGTCCTCAGTTTGTGATGTCTCGCTCTGTTACATGCACCACCACTGGTTTACTCTGTTTCTTGAGTGCAGTCACGTTGGCTGAAGCCATGGTCCGGTCTTACTTTCTTCAACCCCGGTCACTAGGGTTCTGCAATGGAGACTCTGATTACAAATGGTCAACCGCTTTGGTTCTAGTCTCTCAGGCAGCTGCAGTTGCCATAGGAACCGTTGCTCCAGCGAGCAGATGGTTTCAGGCAGTGAACTTGAGGTGTCCATTAAGAACAAAGAAATGTTTCAAAGATGAGTTGAGAGTGGAGAGTTATTGGGTAGAGTGTCTCGCTGAGAAGAAAGAACGTCCCTTGAACCTTTGGATGCTCCATAATCGCCGCAGCGAGAAGCTTGCACACGACTTAAACCGATGGATACTTGATGTTTGTATTGCAACACAGTATGGTATAGTGTTGGCTAGCAAGTTTCTCCGTTTCATTACGGTCTACTGTGTGAATAGAATCTTGCtatgttgtttttatttcaCCTTCAAAAGTGATTGTGTTGCAAACGCCGAGTCCTCGGGTTCAAATCCATCAACGAGACAATTTGTTCTGCATCTTGAAGGAGAGGAGGAGCTGGTAGAGTACATGGCACGGAGCAACCGTGAGGCCACAGACCACTTGATACAAAAGGGTCGGAAGAAACAACCCGTAAACTTAATAGAGCTCTTGGAGGCAACAACTCCCATCTCACAAGGATTTGAAGGGATTCGAGATTTTGACAGCGACGAGGTCGCTTCTCTGGCTTCTGGAGAGCCACCTAATAGTTGGGCCCTTCCATTGGTAACACTGACAAGTATCGCTGCCGCTCTTCCCAATATCAAGCCTTACTCGCTGAAGAAGTTAGTGAAAGCTGTAAACGAGGCCTTGTTCTATGTCAACAAGTTCGAAAACGTCCTTGATATCGGAGAAGAGTTAGCTAACAGCAGGAAAGCTGCAGAGGTAGTATGGTTAGGAGTTTATCTCTACCATAAATGGCTCAACTTGGATCTTCGAAAACTATCcaagcaacaaagaaaaacatcacAAGAAGTTCTGAAAGAGCTGGTGGATACATCAAAGAAAGAGTTTACAGAGTCATGGGAGAGAAATCGGATACTGTGCATGAAGCATAAGCCTTCTCAGTGGCCTATCAAGACTCAGGCAGCAAACTCTATGTACCGGATAAGCCAAACCCTTTTGATGAAGAACGA TGGAAGTGAGGGAAGCGTCGGTGAGAGAAGCCGCAATGCATCtgggaaaaacagagaaaatactTGA